A region of the Oleidesulfovibrio alaskensis DSM 16109 genome:
AAATGCGTGACCACGTGGACAGCCTGGGCGTGACAGTGGAGGAAGTGTGCGAAATAGAATCTGTTTCGCTTGCCGGTCAGGTGAAAACCGTGGAAACGGATGAGGCGGTGTTTCAGGCACGGGCTGTCATTCTGGCCACCGGACGTAAGCCCGTGCCGCTTGATGTGCCCACCGGCTGTGAACAGGTGCACCACTGCGCCATATGCGACGGCGCCGCTTACAAAGGCCGCCGCGTGCTGGTGGTGGGCGGCGGCAACAGTGCTTTTGACGAAAGCCTGTACATGCTGGGCATAGGTGTGGAGCACATAACGCTTGTGGAAAAAATGGACCGTTTTTTTGCCGCGCAGTCCACGCAGGACACCCTGCTGGAAACAGGCAGGGTGGATGCCCGTACGCAGACCGTGGTGCATGACCTGATAGTGGAGAATGACTCGTTGAAGGCCGCCGTGCTGGAGCACACCGGAAGCGGCGTGCGCGAGACGGTACCCGTGGACGGCGTGTTCGTGTTTCTGGGACAGAGCCCCAATAACGATCTGTTCAGAGACGTGGTGACCCTGAGCCGCGGCGGCTATGTAGTGGTGGACGAACATATGGCCACCAGCGTGCCCGGCGTGTTCAGCGCGGGTGATATAAACGAAAAGCACTACCGGCAGATAACCACGGCCATGGCGGACGGCACCGTTGCGGCGCTGGCGGCCGAACGCTACATCAGATCGTAACGGAGCCTGCTCATGTTCATATCAAACAAATCTCTGCGTAACTGGCTGCTGGTGGCGGGCATTGCCGGTGCCGGCGCTTTTGCGCTGCATAATCCCGAAAACCCCCGTCTCACCCTGTACTGGTTCGAGACCATTTTCGCCATTGCCGCATTCGCCTTTGAGCTGATGCCCATGTTTGCCACGGCCGTACTGCTGATGACAGCCTATGTGGTGACGGGGATCAGCTCACCCGACCTCGCCTTTGTGGGCTGGACAACTCCCATTCCCTGGGTGTGCATGTGCGGCATGCTCATCGGTGTGCTGATGGAGCGGACCCGCCTTTCAAACCGCATAGCTCTGCTGGCCATCACGCGCATCGGCACCACGCCCGTGCGGCTGTACATAGCCATGATCATTGCGGGGTATGTCATCGGAGCCATTATTCCCGATGTCATCACAGTCACCATTCTGTTCATGACCATAGCCTCGGGCATGTGCGCCAGCATGAAGCTTGAAAAAGGCTCCGTTGCGTCCACCACGCTTATCATGGCTGCTTTTTTCGGCGCCACTGTGCCTGCCACCAACTATCTGCCCAACAACGTGGGCATAGTGGGGCTGCTTATGGTCAAGGAAATGGGCGTGCCCATCGAATGGCTGGGATTTTTTGTGGAAAACGTGGCGTTTTCGCTGCTGGTGGCCGCAGCCTGCGTGGGGATACTGCATGTTTTCGGCTCGCGCGAACTGGGGCGCTACATGCAGCAGTGCCTCAGCCATGCGCATGACGAACTGCACAAGATGGGCCGTATGAGCCGTGAAGAAAGCAAAACCCTGTTGCTTACCGCGCTGGCGCTGGCCGCTTTTGCCACAGAACGCCTGCACGGTGTGCCCGGCTACTACGCTTTTGTGGGGGTGGTGCTGCTGGGATTCACGCCGCTTTTCAGCCTGCTGAAAAAAGAAGATGTCGAAAAAGTCCAGTTTTCCATCCTGTTCTTTATCGTGGGCTGCATGGCCATCGGTATTGTGGCGGGCAGTCTGGGCATACCGGCACTTATGGCGGCAGAAATCGTGCCGTATCTCAAAACTGTGGACAGTCTTTCCGCCACATCGCTGCTGGCCTATCTTACCGGTATTCTGGCTAACTTTGCGCTTACTCCCGTGGCAGCGGCCACCTCGCTCAGTATTCCTCTGGCCGAGATAGCCACCAGCCTCGGGCTGGAAATCAAGCCGCTGCTGTACAGCTTCTTCTACGGCCTTGATCAGTTTCTGTTCCCTTACGAACTGGCCGCCGCGCTTATAATGTTTGCCACAGGCTATGTGCGCATGCGCTATCTGGTGGCCATCATGGCGGTGCGCATGATCTGCGCAGCCGCCGCCGTGTGGGTGGTGGGCGCCACCTACTGGCAGTGGATATCCTTCTGACCGGTCACGGACACATGCGGCGGTATCATGCCGCCGCATGTGCCGTCCTGCCGGTAGGTTTCATACATTTTTCATAACATTCCGCAGGGCGGCACGGAACAGCAGCGCGGCTTTTCCGCCGGTCTTCACCCGTGTCCGCAGTGGTTCATTCAACAGGATATCAGGAACCTTCATCATGTCTTATAGAATGATTCTTGCGGCGCTGGCCGTGGTTCATATCGTCTGGGGCGGCGGATTCATCGTGCTCAAGGTGGTGCAGGAGCATCTGGCGCTGGAGCATATCCTGCTGGGCAGGGTTATACTGGCGTCGCTGCTGTACCTGCTGCTGTGGAAGCGGATTCCTTCTCCGTGCTACCGCAAGGGGGACTGGAAGGTGCTGCTTCTGCTTGCGCTTTGCGAACCGTTTCTGCTGTTCACGTTCGAGACTCTGGGGCTGCGTTACACATCGGCCTCGCAGGGAGGCATGATTGTCGCCTGTGTGCCTCTTACCGTGGCGCTGGGGGCCTTTGCTGTGTACCGTGAAAAAATCGGGCGGCGGTGTCTGGCGGGCATAGTGTGCGCGGTATGCGGGGTGGTCGTGGTATCTGCTCTGGCAACGGCGGGCGATCAGGCACCCGCACCGCTGCTGGGCAACTTATTTATTTTCTGCGCCGTGCTGGCGTCAACCTGTTATGCCCTCAGCGTCAAGCATCTGTGCGCACGCTATCATTATATGTACCTTGCCGGAGTACAGGTTTTCGGCGCCACGGTGCTGTTTGTGCCCGGGGCGCTCATGCAGCCGCTGCCGCCTGCACATGTGCTGTTCAGTCCTCAGGTTGCGGGGTCGCTTCTGTATCTGGGGCTGGGCATCACGTTTCTTGTCTATTTTGTCATCAACTACGCGCTTACACGCATAAAAGCCGCGGTGGTCATTCAGTTCGCCAACCTTATTCCGGTATCCACGCTGGTGTTCGCCTATATTTTTCTGGGCGAGCGGCTTTCGTCCGCCCAGTATGCGGGGGTGGGGCTGGTGCTGGCGGGGGTGCTGCTGGCGGGGGCGTCGGGATCGGGCGAGCTGAACACCGGAAAAAAGGAAGGAGAGGCACATGCGCAGAAGGCATGTGCCGCGGAAGGTGCCGCCGGAGACTGAGCACAGTGCGGCAGCAGCT
Encoded here:
- a CDS encoding DMT family transporter, translated to MSYRMILAALAVVHIVWGGGFIVLKVVQEHLALEHILLGRVILASLLYLLLWKRIPSPCYRKGDWKVLLLLALCEPFLLFTFETLGLRYTSASQGGMIVACVPLTVALGAFAVYREKIGRRCLAGIVCAVCGVVVVSALATAGDQAPAPLLGNLFIFCAVLASTCYALSVKHLCARYHYMYLAGVQVFGATVLFVPGALMQPLPPAHVLFSPQVAGSLLYLGLGITFLVYFVINYALTRIKAAVVIQFANLIPVSTLVFAYIFLGERLSSAQYAGVGLVLAGVLLAGASGSGELNTGKKEGEAHAQKACAAEGAAGD
- a CDS encoding NAD(P)/FAD-dependent oxidoreductase — translated: MKESRQVDIVILGGGPAGMTAAIYAARASLNVALLEESVTGGLVNSTYTVENFPSYPAIHGMELMQKMRDHVDSLGVTVEEVCEIESVSLAGQVKTVETDEAVFQARAVILATGRKPVPLDVPTGCEQVHHCAICDGAAYKGRRVLVVGGGNSAFDESLYMLGIGVEHITLVEKMDRFFAAQSTQDTLLETGRVDARTQTVVHDLIVENDSLKAAVLEHTGSGVRETVPVDGVFVFLGQSPNNDLFRDVVTLSRGGYVVVDEHMATSVPGVFSAGDINEKHYRQITTAMADGTVAALAAERYIRS
- a CDS encoding SLC13 family permease; its protein translation is MFISNKSLRNWLLVAGIAGAGAFALHNPENPRLTLYWFETIFAIAAFAFELMPMFATAVLLMTAYVVTGISSPDLAFVGWTTPIPWVCMCGMLIGVLMERTRLSNRIALLAITRIGTTPVRLYIAMIIAGYVIGAIIPDVITVTILFMTIASGMCASMKLEKGSVASTTLIMAAFFGATVPATNYLPNNVGIVGLLMVKEMGVPIEWLGFFVENVAFSLLVAAACVGILHVFGSRELGRYMQQCLSHAHDELHKMGRMSREESKTLLLTALALAAFATERLHGVPGYYAFVGVVLLGFTPLFSLLKKEDVEKVQFSILFFIVGCMAIGIVAGSLGIPALMAAEIVPYLKTVDSLSATSLLAYLTGILANFALTPVAAATSLSIPLAEIATSLGLEIKPLLYSFFYGLDQFLFPYELAAALIMFATGYVRMRYLVAIMAVRMICAAAAVWVVGATYWQWISF